A genomic region of Raphanus sativus cultivar WK10039 chromosome 6, ASM80110v3, whole genome shotgun sequence contains the following coding sequences:
- the LOC108808893 gene encoding protein HESO1 isoform X2, with the protein MDSRSGVAEENTAASKGIRKKVKNSESVALRRYKIDTYNLADLDKVLNDVYCSCRPVSADYDARNDTLKHLDALALDVFYDSKGGRPVLKAYGSFAMDMFFARSDLDVSFNFGDGASELPRDTKLQFLGRFAEKLRSLQGEGHVRNVVSILSARVPIVRFFDQRTCVECDLAVDSKEGVLNSRIIQIISQIDDRFQKLCLLIKHWAKAHDVNSALHKTLNSISITLLVAHHLQTQNPPILPPFSLLFKDGIDPPNVEKRTQEFLNWGKRNKESLGRLFVSFFVKLQSVEFLWRQGLCVSLLSGLWISKRWRKAGAGINVEDFIDVSQNVARVVNERGAKKIYGSINKTVEDLFEFLNGKVDGAHLKDMLFVPQPVVEPPPPPPPPVQPVEVYHKPTHHINYRCDEFKGRHNKRPRLGNGGHYVGDDSHAIDLPPPPPPFGRVYTIYCDKFGPQNLT; encoded by the exons ATGGACTCTCGAAGTGGTGTGGCCGAGGAAAATACTGCTGCAAGTAAAG GGATTAGAAAGAAGGTGAAGAACTCTGAGTCAGTAGCGTTACGGAGATACAAGATTGATACTTATAACTTAGCGGACCTTGATAAGGTTTTGAATGATGTCTACTGCTCTTGTCGTCCTGTTTCTGCTGACTACGATGCTAGGAATGATACTTTGAAACACCTCGATGCATTGGCTTTAGATGTCTTCTATG ATTCTAAGGGTGGCAGGCCGGTCCTCAAGGCGTACGGGTCTTTCGCGATGGATATGTTTTTCGCGCGGAGTGATTTGGATGTGTCTTTTAACTTTGGTGATGGAGCATCTGAGCTTCCTCGTGATACGAAGCTCCAGTTCCTCGGAAGATTTGCCGAAAAGCTCCGCTCTCTGCAGG GAGAAGGGCATGTTAGGAATGTTGTATCCATCTTGAGTGCTAGGGTGCCAATTGTCAGATTCTTTGATCAAAGGACTTGTGTTGAATGTGATTTGGCTGTTGATAGCAAAGAAGGCGTTTTGAATTCACGCATCATTCAGATTATTTCTCAGATTGATGACAGGTTTCAGAAACTTTGTCTCTTG ATTAAGCATTGGGCCAAAGCACATGATGTTAACAGTGCGTTGCACAAAACCCTTAATTCTATATCTATAACGTTGCTAGTCGCTCATCATTTACAG ACTCAAAATCCTCCCATTCTACCTCCATTCTCTTTACTATTTAAAG atggAATTGATCCTCCCAATGTTGAGAAAAGGACGCAGGAGTTCTTGAACTGGGGAAAACGAAATAAAGAATCTTTGGGTAGACTCTTTGTATCGTTTTTTGTCAAG CTGCAATCTGTGGAGTTCCTTTGGAGACAAGGACTTTGCGTCAGTTTGCTAAGTGGTCTTTGGATATCCAAAAGGTGGAGAAAAGCTGGTGCCGGGATTAAc GTTGAGGATTTTATAGACGTGTCTCAAAATGTTGCAAGGGTGGTTAATGAAAGAGGGGCTAAAAAGATTTACGGTTCTATAAACAAAACCGTCGAAGACCTTTTTGAGTTCCTTAATGGCAAGGTCGATGGAGCACATCTCAAAGACATGTTGTTTGTCCCCCAACCCGTTGTggagcctcctcctcctcctccacctcctgtGCAGCCAGTCGAAGTTTACCATAAACCAACTCATCACATCAACTACAGATGTGATGAGTTTAAGGGTCGTCACAACAAAAGGCCTCGTCTTGGAAATGGTGGTCATTATGTAGGCGACGACAGTCATGCAATTGATCTGCCACCGCCGCCACCACCCTTTGGCAGAGTTTATACGATTTATTGTGACAAATTCGGTCCTCAAAACCTTACCTGA
- the LOC108808893 gene encoding protein HESO1 isoform X1 gives MDSRSGVAEENTAASKGIRKKVKNSESVALRRYKIDTYNLADLDKVLNDVYCSCRPVSADYDARNDTLKHLDALALDVFYDSKGGRPVLKAYGSFAMDMFFARSDLDVSFNFGDGASELPRDTKLQFLGRFAEKLRSLQGKFFFLFSIFVIGKYDGCEKLNFFLVVGEGHVRNVVSILSARVPIVRFFDQRTCVECDLAVDSKEGVLNSRIIQIISQIDDRFQKLCLLIKHWAKAHDVNSALHKTLNSISITLLVAHHLQTQNPPILPPFSLLFKDGIDPPNVEKRTQEFLNWGKRNKESLGRLFVSFFVKLQSVEFLWRQGLCVSLLSGLWISKRWRKAGAGINVEDFIDVSQNVARVVNERGAKKIYGSINKTVEDLFEFLNGKVDGAHLKDMLFVPQPVVEPPPPPPPPVQPVEVYHKPTHHINYRCDEFKGRHNKRPRLGNGGHYVGDDSHAIDLPPPPPPFGRVYTIYCDKFGPQNLT, from the exons ATGGACTCTCGAAGTGGTGTGGCCGAGGAAAATACTGCTGCAAGTAAAG GGATTAGAAAGAAGGTGAAGAACTCTGAGTCAGTAGCGTTACGGAGATACAAGATTGATACTTATAACTTAGCGGACCTTGATAAGGTTTTGAATGATGTCTACTGCTCTTGTCGTCCTGTTTCTGCTGACTACGATGCTAGGAATGATACTTTGAAACACCTCGATGCATTGGCTTTAGATGTCTTCTATG ATTCTAAGGGTGGCAGGCCGGTCCTCAAGGCGTACGGGTCTTTCGCGATGGATATGTTTTTCGCGCGGAGTGATTTGGATGTGTCTTTTAACTTTGGTGATGGAGCATCTGAGCTTCCTCGTGATACGAAGCTCCAGTTCCTCGGAAGATTTGCCGAAAAGCTCCGCTCTCTGCAGGGtaagttttttttcctttttagtatATTTGTTATTGGTAAGTATGATGGATGTGaaaaactgaatttttttttggttgtagGAGAAGGGCATGTTAGGAATGTTGTATCCATCTTGAGTGCTAGGGTGCCAATTGTCAGATTCTTTGATCAAAGGACTTGTGTTGAATGTGATTTGGCTGTTGATAGCAAAGAAGGCGTTTTGAATTCACGCATCATTCAGATTATTTCTCAGATTGATGACAGGTTTCAGAAACTTTGTCTCTTG ATTAAGCATTGGGCCAAAGCACATGATGTTAACAGTGCGTTGCACAAAACCCTTAATTCTATATCTATAACGTTGCTAGTCGCTCATCATTTACAG ACTCAAAATCCTCCCATTCTACCTCCATTCTCTTTACTATTTAAAG atggAATTGATCCTCCCAATGTTGAGAAAAGGACGCAGGAGTTCTTGAACTGGGGAAAACGAAATAAAGAATCTTTGGGTAGACTCTTTGTATCGTTTTTTGTCAAG CTGCAATCTGTGGAGTTCCTTTGGAGACAAGGACTTTGCGTCAGTTTGCTAAGTGGTCTTTGGATATCCAAAAGGTGGAGAAAAGCTGGTGCCGGGATTAAc GTTGAGGATTTTATAGACGTGTCTCAAAATGTTGCAAGGGTGGTTAATGAAAGAGGGGCTAAAAAGATTTACGGTTCTATAAACAAAACCGTCGAAGACCTTTTTGAGTTCCTTAATGGCAAGGTCGATGGAGCACATCTCAAAGACATGTTGTTTGTCCCCCAACCCGTTGTggagcctcctcctcctcctccacctcctgtGCAGCCAGTCGAAGTTTACCATAAACCAACTCATCACATCAACTACAGATGTGATGAGTTTAAGGGTCGTCACAACAAAAGGCCTCGTCTTGGAAATGGTGGTCATTATGTAGGCGACGACAGTCATGCAATTGATCTGCCACCGCCGCCACCACCCTTTGGCAGAGTTTATACGATTTATTGTGACAAATTCGGTCCTCAAAACCTTACCTGA
- the LOC108808897 gene encoding uncharacterized protein YKR070W has translation MNNLRIIARNSLRRRDISLRSQSRSFCNLSQQESNRPSYGIAFDIDGVILLGSSPVGGSPGALRRLYDDSGALKIPFLFLTNGGGLPEAKRASEMTHLLGVPVSPLQMVQAHSPFRKLANRFGNELVVAAGKGEPAAVMSNYGFKNVISLDEYASYFDNIDPLDPYKKWITGQDVRKESTARSRANVVSERVQAAFIVSDPVDWSRDIQVLCDILRTGGLPGKEIGPQPQLYFANDDLDYQTKFPTERLGMGAFRIALESIFNRIHDNPLEYTSFGKPNPSVFKNAEDVLKEIATSTRSHSNQGSHHFKTLYMVGDNPKIDIRGARQAGSPWFSILTRTGVFKGKENHPEFPADLVVDTVEEAVDFILTRESAKLSLI, from the exons atgaataatcTTCGAATCATCGCTAGAAACTCGCTGCGACGGCGGGATATTAGTCTCCGATCACAGTCTCGTTCCTTCTGTAACCTCTCCCAGCAGGAATCAAATCG ACCGTCTTATGGCATTGCATTCGACATAGATGGTGTTATCCTCCTCGGTTCCTCCCCCGTTGGTGGCTCCCCTGGTGCTCTCCGGCGTCTCTACGATGATTCCG gtgCTTTGAAGATACCGTTCTTATTCTTGACTAATG GAGGTGGCCTGCCTGAAGCTAAACGGGCCTCTGAGATGACTCATTTATTAGGTGTTCCTGTTTCTCCATTGCAG ATGGTTCAAGCTCATTCACCTTTCCGGAAGCTAGCGAATAg GTTTGGAAATGAGCTTGTTGTTGCGGCTGGAAAAGGGGAACCTGCCGCTGTGATGTCTAATTATGGTTTCAA AAACGTGATTTCATTGGACGAATATGCCTCTTACTTTGACAACATTGATCCCTTGGATCCATATAAGAAATGGATCACGGGGCAAGACGTTCGCAAGGAGAGTACTGCGAGATCAAGAGCAAATGTTGTATCCGAGAGAGTTCAGGCAGCATTTATTGTTAGTGATCCTGTTGATTGGAGCCGAGACATCCAG gTCCTTTGTGACATTTTACGTACTGGAGGCCTTCCTGGGAAAGAAATTGGACCTCAACCTCAGTTGTACTTTGCCAACGACGATTTAGACTACCAG ACAAAGTTTCCTACTGAACGTCTTGGCATGGGAGCTTTTAGAATCGCCTTGGAATCCATATTCAACAG AATCCATGATAACCCTCTGGAGTACACATCCTTTGGGAAACCAAATCCTTCCGTGTTCAAGAACGCAGAAGATGTTCTGAAAGAGATAGCCACATCAACTCGTTCCCACTCAAACCAAGGAAGTCACCACTTCAAGACTCTATATATGGTCGGAGACAACCCAAAAATTGACATCAGAGGCGCACGACAG GCCGGGAGTCCTTGGTTCTCAATCTTGACGAGAACCGGAGTTTTCAAAGGGAAAGAAAATCATCCTGAGTTTCCTGCTGATCTG GTAGTTGACACAGTCGAGGAAGCAGTTGATTTCATCTTGACAAGAGAGTCCGCCAAGCTAAGCTTGATTTGA
- the LOC108808891 gene encoding protein NRT1/ PTR FAMILY 2.7, with the protein MASSVSCDAETQMSEESSTKRRRGGWITFPFMIATLLGLTIAAWGWLLNLIVYLIEEFNVKSIAAAQIANIVSGCICMVPAVGAIAADSFFGTIPVISLSAFISLMGVALLTLTAALDSLRPSPCETASSLCQSPSKTQLGVLYAAITLASIGTGGTRFTLATAGANQYEKTKDQGSFFNWFFFTTYLAGAISATAVVYSEDNVSWTFGFGLCVAANLFSFLVFILGRRFYKHDKPLGSPFTSLLRVIFAAVIKRKAVDSTNEKDYHSESPLSMPTKSLRFFNRAALKQEDEVKPDGTVHNPWRLCSVQQVEDFKAVIRIIPLALATIFLSTPIAMQLSLTVLQGLVMDRRLGPNFKIPAGSLQVITLLSTCLFIVVNDRFLYPFYQKLTGKFLTPLQRVGIGHVFNILSMAVTAIVEEKRLKIVENGDFLDSSSIADMSVLWLFPPLVIVGIGEAFHFPGNVALCYQEFPVSMRSTATSITSVVIGICFYTSTGLIDLIQRTTAWLPDDINHGRVDNVYWVLVIGGVLNLGYFLVCSWLYKYRNLEGDGHEKDVAISHSTALST; encoded by the exons ATGGCTAGTTCAGTTTCTTGTGATGCAGAAACACAAATGTCTGAAGAATCAAGCACCAAACGCCGTCGTGGAGGTTGGATCACTTTTCCGTTTATGATAG CTACGTTGTTAGGCCTGACAATAGCTGCGTGGGGTTGGTTACTAAACTTGATCGTATACCTGATTGAGGAATTCAACGTGAAGAGCATCGCAGCAGCTCAGATTGCCAACATTGTCAGTGGCTGTATCTGTATGGTTCCAGCCGTTGGAGCCATTGCTGCTGACTCTTTCTTCGGAACCATCCCTGTTATCTCACTTTCTGCTTTCATTTCTCTTATGGGCGTAGCTCTGCTGACACTAACAGCTGCGCTTGACTCTTTAAGACCCAGCCCCTGTGAGACAGCTTCAAGCCTATGCCAATCTCCTTCGAAAACCCAGCTCGGTGTCCTTTACGCGGCCATAACTCTGGCCTCTATAGGAACAGGTGGGACACGGTTCACTTTAGCAACCGCTGGTGCCAACCAGTACGAGAAAACTAAAGACCAAGGCAGCTTTTTCAACTGGTTTTTCTTCACAACGTATCTAGCCGGGGCTATAAGTGCAACCGCTGTTGTCTATTCCGAAGACAACGTCAGCTGGACCTTTGGGTTTGGTCTGTGCGTAGCTGCTAATCTCTTCAGCTTTTTGGTTTTCATCTTGGGGAGAAGATTCTACAAGCATGACAAGCCCTTAGGAAGTCCCTTCACAAGTCTACTTCGCGTCATTTTCGCCGCGGTAATCAAAAGAAAAGCTGTGGATTCCACCAACGAGAAAGACTACCACAGTGAATCACCACTCTCAATGCCCACAAAGAGTTTGAG GTTCTTTAACCGTGCAGCGTTGAAACAAGAAGACGAGGTTAAACCAGATGGAACAGTTCACAACCCATGGAGACTATGCAGCGTTCAACAAGTGGAAGATTTCAAAGCAGTCATAAGAATCATCCCTCTTGCGCTAGCCACGATATTCTTGAGCACTCCAATCGCGATGCAGCTAAGCCTAACGGTTCTTCAAGGTCTGGTGATGGACCGGAGGCTTGGTCCTAACTTTAAAATCCCTGCAGGCTCTCTCCAAGTCATTACACTTCTCTCCACTTGCCTTTTTATCGTAGTCAACGATCGGTTTCTCTACCCATTTTACCAAAAGCTAACGGGGAAGTTCCTCACACCGCTTCAACGAGTTGGTATAGGCCATGTTTTCAACATTCTAAGCATGGCCGTGACTGCCATAGTTGAAGAAAAGCGATTGAAGATAGTAGAGAACGGGGATTTCCTAGATTCATCTTCTATTGCTGACATGTCTGTCTTATGGCTATTCCCTCCTCTTGTCATAGTAGGAATCG GAGAGGCTTTCCATTTCCCAGGGAATGTAGCTCTGTGCTATCAAGAGTTTCCAGTTTCTATGAGGAGCACAGCAACGTCCATTACATCGGTGGTGATTGGGATATGCTTTTACACAAGCACTGGTCTAATTGATCTGATTCAGAGGACCACCGCGTGGTTACCAGATGACATAAATCACGGAAGAGTTGACAATGTTTACTGGGTTTTAGTCATTGGAGGAGTCTTGAATCTCGGCTATTTCCTCGTGTGTTCTTGGCTTTACAAGTACAGAAATCTCGAGGGTGATGGTCATGAAAAAGATGTTGCTATTTCACACTCTACTGCTTTGTCCACATGA
- the LOC108808898 gene encoding mitogen-activated protein kinase 3, which translates to MNNAGGQYPEFPAVQTHGGQFISYDIFGSLFEITSKYRPPIVPIGRGAYGIVCSVLDSETNELVAMKKIANAFDNHMDAKRTLREIKLLRHLDHENIIAIRDVVPPPLRRQFSDVYIATELMDTDLHQIIRSNQGLSEEHCQYFLYQLLRGLKYIHSAKVIHRDLKPSNLLLNANCDLKICDFGLARPTSENEFMTEYVVTRWYRAPELLLNSSDYTAAIDVWSVGCIFMELMNRKPLFPGKDHVHQMRLLTELLGTPTESDLGFTHNEDAKRYIRQLPTFPRQPLAKLFSHVNPLAIDLVDRMLTFDPNKRITVEEALNHPYLAKLHDPNDEPICLKPFSFDFEQQPLDEEQIKEMIYREAIALNPTYA; encoded by the exons atgaacaACGCCGGCGGCCAATATCCAGAGTTTCCGGCGGTGCAAACGCACGGAGGACAGTTCATAAGCTATGATATCTTCGGTAGTTTATTCGAGATCACATCCAAGTACCGTCCTCCGATTGTACCAATCGGTCGAGGCGCATACGGCATCGTTTG CTCTGTTTTGGATTCGGAGACGAACGAGCTAGTGGCGATGAAGAAGATAGCCAACGCTTTTGATAATCACATGGACGCCAAGCGTACACTTCGCGAGATCAAGCTTCTTCGTCATCTCGATCATGAAAAC ATCATAGCTATAAGAGATGTGGTTCCTCCACCACTTAGAAGACAGTTCAGTGATGTTTATATTGCCACTGAGTTAATGGACACTGATCTTCATCAAATCATCAGATCCAACCAGGGTTTGTCTGAGGAACACTGTCAG TACTTCTTGTACCAGCTTCTTCGAGGGCTCAAGTACATCCACTCGGCTAAAGTTATCCACAGGGATCTAAAACCGAGCAATCTTCTCCTGAACGCCAACTGCGATTTAAAGATCTGTGACTTCGGTCTTGCTCGACCGACTTCGGAGAACGAGTTTATGACCGAGTATGTTGTTACCAGATGGTATAGAGCACCTGAGCTTCTGTTGAACTCATCGGATTACACTGCTGCTATAGATGTTTGGTCTGTTGGTTGTATCTTTATGGAGCTCATGAACAGAAAGCCTCTGTTCCCTGGTAAAGACCATGTCCATCAGATGCGCTTATTGACAGAG TTGCTTGGCACGCCGACAGAATCAGATCTCGGGTTTACGCACAACGAGGATGCGAAAAGATACATCCGGCAACTTCCCACCTTCCCTCGCCAGCCGTTAGCTAAACTTTTCTCTCATGTTAACCCATTGGCCATTGATCTTGTTGACAGAATGTTGACTTTTGACCCCAACAAAAGAATCACTG TTGAAGAAGCTCTGAACCACCCGTACCTTGCCAAGTTGCACGACCCGAATGATGAGCCAATCTGTCTAAAGCCATTCTCTTTCGACTTTGAACAACAACCTCTAGATGAGGAACAGATAAAAGAGATGATCTACAGGGAAGCCATTGCACTCAATCCTACATATGCTTAG
- the LOC108808508 gene encoding LOW QUALITY PROTEIN: uncharacterized protein LOC108808508 (The sequence of the model RefSeq protein was modified relative to this genomic sequence to represent the inferred CDS: substituted 1 base at 1 genomic stop codon): MSFRGSCEEEEEGRWEDCVDEIXAASDRRLLFDFDLVNGLPPDVLYSSISLPIVVFLLFFFSCCKVFLFFMYFFNVYLTIN; encoded by the coding sequence ATGAGTTTTCGCGGTAGCtgcgaggaagaagaagaagggagatgGGAAGATTGTGTGGATGAGATTTGAGCCGCCTCAGATCGACGGTTGCTGTTCGATTTTGACTTAGTCAACGGTCTTCCTCCCGACGTCCTTTACAGTTCTATCTCTCTGCCCATAGTTgtttttctattgttttttttctcttgctgtaaagtttttttattttttatgtatttcttCAATGTTTATTTAACTATAAATTAG
- the LOC108808886 gene encoding uncharacterized protein LOC108808886 has protein sequence MSDYGEKTCPLCAEEMDLTDQQLNPCKCGYQICVWCWHHIMDMAEKDQSEGRCPACRTPYDKEKIVGMSVDRERLNSEGNMDRKKTHKSKLKPSEGRKQLASVRVVQRNLVYIVGLPLDLADEDILQRKDYFGQYGKVLKVSMSRTTTGLIQQFPNNTCSVYITYAKEEEAVRCIQSVHGFILDGKGLKACFGTTKYCHAWLRNAACNNPDCLYLHEVGSQDDSFTKDEVIPAHTRVQQITGATNTLQNRSGNMLPPPLDAYSSDSSTAKPIAKVPSTSAVVSSPKSSPPSGSSVRSTALPAAASWGTRVTNQKPLVTSTTSNGSLDNHRSTSENGTLAIPTANAACSHVSTSNTLQKPPHKEESRTLAQKSKPGTLKPSQNNIVVDPGSKRTVSPNRDPSSNQVSCIVESSYDSRVVEEPSAVENSIDSTNEIAEDVPNVSNLAAEVAWMGITKDEDPGVPVAIGAYCDQGSIRKPGNNVPDLEQCRNNPPSNTGAEADVSQNRIPGSRGEWDWRSDLQSKVEVDGLSSVSSSRRDVAQAVSHSTYRCSSSSSILDPFQTRETSGGFGSHTGSSFEIGSDRVHHPNGFSETSRSGSSMQHSLFSNTEGRINIQSAENAIISNILDFDPWDESMTMPPNFAKLLGQSDHWGSTLEQSNLLKQPSNDQSRFSFARHEESNNQAYDNNNNNTYSIYGQSTRGQPAQEFGMNRDIYQDKFASLNGFASNHSGGYEQFAASPGFSSYKSPAVRSQVSAPPGFSAPSKLPPPGFSSHDRAIMSSDFVSGTRLLDSSSMLRDAYHTPPSSSNLNTAGDIEFIDPAILAVGRGRIQNATENGAEFDMRSGFYSQLSSFEKDARLHQLLAQQSSQAAQQQQQQVNLNSFTPSVSDHYFLLNNQWR, from the exons ATGAGTGACTACGGTGAGAAGACTTGCCCTTTGTGTGCAGAGGAGATGGATCTCACTGACCAGCAATTGAATCCTTGCAAATGTGGCTATCAG ATTTGTGTTTGGTGTTGGCATCACATTATGGACATGGCCGAGAAAGATCAGTCGGAAGGGCGTTGCCCTGCTTGCCGCACTCCCTATGACAAGGAAAAGATTGTCGGGATGTCTGTTGATCGCGAGAG ATTGAACTCTGAAGGGAACATGGATCGCAAAAAGACACACAAGTCAAAATTGAAGCCTTCTGAAGGGAGAAAGCAACTAGCCAGTGTCCGAGTGGTTCAAAGAAATCTTGTTTACATTGTCGGGTTGCCTCTTGATCTAGCTGATGAAGAT ATCCTCCAGCGTAAAGACTATTTTGGTCAGTATGGAAAGGTTCTTAAGGTTTCCATGTCCAGGACAACAACGGGTCTCATCCAACAGTTCCCTAACAACACATGCAGTgt ATATATCACTTATGCTAAAGAAGAAGAGGCTGTCAGATGCATTCAGTCTGTTCATGGGTTTATCTTGGATGGTAAAGGACTGAA GGCATGTTTTGGGACAACCAAGTATTGTCATGCATGGTTAAGAAATGCG GCATGCAACAATCCTGACTGCCTCTATTTGCATGAGGTTGGCTCCCAAGATGATAGTTTTACAAAAGATGAGGTCATACCTGCCCATACTAG AGTTCAGCAAATCACTGGAGCAACAAATACTCTGCAAAACCGTTCAGGGAACATGCTACCTCCACCATTGGATGCTTATTCTAGTGACAGTTCTACTGCAAAACCAATTGCAAAAGTTCCTTCTACG TCTGCTGTAGTTAGCTCTCCCAAGAGTTCTCCACCTAGTGGGAGCTCTGTTAGATCGACTGCCCTTCCTGCTGCAGCTTCATG GGGGACACGTGTAACAAATCAGAAACCTTTGGTAACCTCAACTACGTCAAATGGATCTTTGGACAATCATAGATCTACATCGGAGAATGGAACTTTGGCTATACCTACTGCAAATGCAGCTTGTTCGCATGTATCCACTAGTAACACTCTTCAGAAACCACCTCACAAAGAAGAAAGTCGAACATTGGCTCAGAAAAGCAAACCGGGTACGTTGAAGCCTTCGCAGAATAACATTGTAGTTGATCCTGGGTCCAAGAGAACTGTATCACCTAATAGAGATCCGAGTAGTAATCAAGTATCCTGTATAGTAGAATCTTCCTACGATAGCAGAGTCGTCGAGGAGCCTTCAGCTGTTGAGAATTCTATTGATAGTACAAATGAAATCGCTGAAGATGTACCTAATGTTAGTAACTTGGCGGCTGAGGTTGCATGGATGGGGATAACGAAAGATGAAGACCCTGGTGTTCCAGTGGCTATCGGTGCTTATTGTGATCAAGGTTCTATTAGAAAACCTGGTAACAATGTACCAGATCTTGAGCAGTGTAGAAACAATCCTCCTTCAAACACTGGTGCAGAAGCTGACGTATCACAGAATAGGATTCCAGGTTCAAGGGGAGAGTGGGATTGGAGATCAGATTTGCAATCCAAGGTCGAAGTGGATGGTTTATCATCAGTTAGTAGCAGTAGGCGTGATGTTGCACAGGCGGTTAGCCACTCGACTTATAGGTGTAGTTCATCAAGTTCCATCCTGGATCCTTTCCAGACCAGGGAAACTTCTGGTGGATTTGGTTCACATACAGGGTCCTCCTTTGAAATAGGTAGCGATAGAGTGCATCATCCAAATGGATTTTCTGAGACTTCCAGATCCGGTTCTAGTATGCAGCATTCTCTATTTTCTAATACTGAAGGCAGGATCAACATCCAGAGTGCAGAGAATGCTATAATTTCAAACATTTTGGACTTTGACCCCTGGGATGAATCCATGACTATGCCACCCAATTTTGCAAAGTTACTTGGCCAGAGTGATCATTGGGGCAGTACCCTGGAACAGTCTAACCTTCTAAAGCAGCCTAGTAATGACCAGTCCAGATTCTCTTTTGCTCGCCATGAAGAATCAAATAATCAAGCATatgacaataataataataatacctaCAGCATATATGGGCAGTCTACAAGAGGTCAGCCTGCCCAGGAGTTTGGAATGAATCGGGATATCTATCAGGATAAGTTTGCGAGTCTTAATGGTTTCGCTTCGAACCATTCTGGTGGGTATGAACAGTTTGCTGCTAGTCCTGGATTCTCTTCTTACAAAAGTCctg CTGTGAGGTCCCAAGTTTCTGCTCCTCCTGGTTTTTCTGCTCCCAGCAAATTACCTCCTCCCGGTTTCTCTTCGCATGATAGAGCGATCATGTCTTCTGATTTCGTATCAG GAACTCGTTTGCTTGACTCGTCCTCTATGTTAAGGGACGCATATCATACACCACCTTCAAGTAGTAATTTGAATACTGCAGGAGACATAGAGTTTATTGATCCAGCAATTTTAGCGGTTGGAAGAGGAAGAATACAGAATGCGACGGAAAATGGAGCAGAGTTTGATATGAGATCCGGGTTCTATTCTCAGCTGAGTTCCTTTGAGAAGGATGCAAGACTTCATCAATTGTTGGCGCAGCAGAGTTCTCAGGCTgcacaacaacagcaacaacaagtCAATCTTAACAGCTTTACTCCTTCAGTCTCGGATcattattttttactaaacaaTCAATGGCGTTAG